Proteins co-encoded in one Astatotilapia calliptera chromosome 18, fAstCal1.2, whole genome shotgun sequence genomic window:
- the snorc gene encoding protein SNORC, with protein sequence MVHNSSSICRVGLLVLFSLLVAFVHADTVLDTAPATRDNQDTVSGDEPPSDTTPKTHYLTDHPSTIDYDDATEVFNEEEGAMGPGAITAIVIAVFLGASVLLALIVITLRKFTAS encoded by the exons ATGGTTcataacagcagcagcatctgcAGAGTTGGCCTGCTGGTACTCTTCAGCCTCCTGGTAGCCTTTGTCCATGCAG ACACTGTTTTAGACACTGCCCCAGCAACTAGGGACAACCAAGACACCGTGTCTGGAGATGAGCCACCCAGCGACACCACCCCCAAAACCCACTACTTAACAGACCATCCCTCCACCATCGACTATGATGATGCCACAGAAGTTTTCAACGAAGAGGAAG GGGCCATGGGGCCAGGGGCCATCACAGCCATAGTTATAGCAGTCTTCCTGGGAGCATCTGTCCTCCTCGCTCTCATCGTCATCACACTCAGGAAGTTCACCGCCTCCTAG
- the LOC113010888 gene encoding G-protein coupled receptor 55: MSDIMTNNMSVNCSKEFDHVDEVMKVLELVFYIPIFVVGLILNIAALAVFCGLLRKKTESAISAIYMINLALMDLVLLLILPFKMHATNHKWPASFHGLCSILEGLYFYGIYGSIYIIMCIAVDRWVAICHPFKSKQLRSPKAAMATCIAVWMLVSASVIPVICNFRKSKSNTFHCFHEFSPEGWKPPIIISVQVFGFIVPALVVVFCSVQIIWTLQQSGQHSPQSRACVKIIYSGLCAFLVPFTPSHLAIFLQFLVHQGAFQDCGTKANLSLFIQIAMCLSNITCCLDAMCYYFIAHEVRNTRHSLRMSILSQRRATNSTSERERGESS, translated from the exons ATGAG TGACATCATGACCAACAACATGTCAGTGAACTGCAGTAAAGAGTTCGACCACGTGGATGAAGTGATGAAAGTTTTGGAGCTGGTCTTCTATATTCCTATATTTGTCGTCGGTCTGATTCTCAATATTGCAGCGCTGGCGGTGTTCTGCGGCCTTCTGCGAAAAAAGACTGaatctgctatttctgctatcTACATGATAAACTTGGCTTTGATGGACTTGGTTCTCCTGTTGATTCTTCCCTTCAAAATGCATGCCACTAATCACAAGTGGCCCGCCAGCTTCCACGGACTGTGTTCAATTTTGGAAGGGCTTTATTTTTATGGGATATATGGAAGCATATACATCATTATGTGTATAGCTGTAGATAGATGGGTGGCTATCTGTCATCCGTTTAAATCCAAGCAGTTGCGTTCACCCAAAGCAGCTATGGCAACTTGTATAGCCGTGTGGATGCTTGTGTCTGCATCAGTCATTCCAGTCATCTGTAACTTCAGGAAAAGCAAGAGcaacacatttcattgtttcCACGAGTTTTCACCGGAAGGCTGGAAACCTCCCATCATCATCAGTGTGCAGGTGTTTGGGTTCATTGTGCCTGCACTGGTGGTGGTTTTCTGTTCAGTTCAGATCATCTGGACACTTCAGCAGTCTGGTCAGCACAGCCCACAGAGCCGGGCCTGTGTGAAGATCATCTACAGCGGGCTGTGCGCGTTCCTGGTGCCTTTCACTCCGAGCCACCTAGCCATCTTCCTGCAATTTCTG GTGCATCAAGGAGCATTTCAGGACTGTGGCACCAAGGCCAATCTCAGCCTGTTCATACAGATTGCTATGTGCCTGTCAAACATCACCTGCTGTCTGGACGCCATGTGCTACTACTTTATTGCCCATGAAGTGAGGAACACCAGACACAGCTTAAGGATGTCAATACTGAGCCAAAGGAGAGCCACCAACAGCACTTCTGAACGGGAGAGAGGCGAGTCAAGTTGA